From the genome of Impatiens glandulifera chromosome 9, dImpGla2.1, whole genome shotgun sequence, one region includes:
- the LOC124914225 gene encoding probable mediator of RNA polymerase II transcription subunit 26c produces the protein MELNDFRRILLTSKTDVWKFIDAAITVASLDYGDELKARRDRIAEHLYMKTSSRCQNCTAGVDQMRNGFPSNKVLTENSPVQQNRGSPSTPESIHSRDGGDDEEEEERDPYAAIFDDYEDEETKVLKIKENLEDPNQSEDSLVSSLQSLADMDITFNALNVTDIGRHVNALRKHSSNEVRRLVKQLVRKWKDLVDEWVKENKDGSDSNLIAYGDSPQQKAPPKNIQNGHHQVPDFAFSPNLCNGSSSGSDKNGSPFEQKAKSIPQPKPVQYKQAAAPAPNRQQKEKESSFDIDKLASARKRLQENYQEAHNAKKQRTIQMMDIHEIPKPKNGFFAKNRGGGPPPGRQYHR, from the exons ATGGAATTGAATGATTTTCGGAGAATTCTGTTGACCTCGAAGACCGATGTGTGGAAATTCATTGATGCGGCTATTACCGTCGCTTCTTTAGACTATGGAGACGAGCTTAAGGCACGGAGAGATAGAATCGCCGAGCACTTGTATATGAAAACCTCTTCTCGTTGCCAGAACTGCACCGCCGGTGTCGATCAGATGCGAAACGGTTTCCCGAGCAATAAGGTGTTAACCGAGAACAGTCCGGTACAGCAAAACAGAGGTTCACCTTCGACTCCTGAATCAATTCATTCACGCGACGGCGGCgatgacgaagaagaagaagaacgagaTCCATACGCTGCTATCTTCGACGATTATGAAGATGAGGAGACAAAAGTTCTCAAAATTAAAGAGAATCTCGAGGATCCTAATCAG TCTGAAGATTCTCTGGTTAGTTCACTCCAAAGTCTAGCGGACATGGACATCACATTCAATGCTCTCAAC GTAACTGATATTGGAAGACATGTGAATGCCTTACGGAAACATTCATCGAATGAGGTTCGAAGATTGGTTAAACAACTCGTGAG AAAATGGAAAGATTTGGTAGATGAATGGGTTAAAGAAAACAAGGATGGATCAGATTCCAATCTTATTG CTTATGGGGACTCCCCGCAGCAGAAAGCACCACCGAAGAACATTCAAAATGGTCACCACCAG GTTCCTGATTTTGCCTTCTCTCCAAATCTCTGCA ATGGGAGTTCTTCAGGGTCCGACAAGAATGGTTCACCTTTTGAACAGAAAGCTAAATCTATTCCTCAACCAAAACCAGTTCAATACAAACAAGCAGCAGCACCAGCTCCCAAT AGACAACAGAAAGAAAAGGAGTCAAGTTTCGATATTGATAAATTGGCTTCAGCAAGGAAACGTCTTCAAGAGAATTACCAAGAAGCCCATAATG CTAAGAAACAAAGAACAATTCAGATGATGGATATTCATGAGATACCAAAACCAAAGAATGGTTTCTTCGCCAAGAACCGAGGCGGCGGTCCTCCTCCGGGAAGGCAGTACCACCGATGA